The following are encoded together in the Adhaeribacter arboris genome:
- a CDS encoding ribonuclease D yields MRQALWSTGRYFSYISTQTNFLAAVTQLAQSRELALDLEFDDNRYTYGLNLCLVQIADREQCYLIDPFTIKNLEPLWELVDDPSITKIIHSSTNDILLLKKLGCRPRGIFDTEIAARLLNHLRTSYANILQVLFGIEVDKTNQVSNWNTRPLSEDQLTYAATDVLHLHELKDVLWQELVALGRGRWLAEECRLLEDLEIKEQSDRHLKLKGSERLTYFQQFLLKQLFEFRNQIAQQYNRPPAMVIANETLVALALQPVTDFRSWQNTKGLMGQLKDNHTFKEYRYVLDKAEQAAEQLQLTHQRPFRSRRPEPLVGADEAMLRRQRIQAVQAHIAQEVGENVVNMILSPGMVNEYTDGKPLEVKKEYARQLIEQTAATLHLTL; encoded by the coding sequence ATGAGGCAGGCTCTGTGGTCGACTGGCCGTTATTTTTCTTATATTTCTACTCAAACCAATTTTTTGGCGGCCGTTACGCAATTAGCTCAGTCGCGGGAACTAGCGTTAGATTTAGAATTTGACGATAACCGCTACACATACGGTTTAAACTTATGCTTGGTGCAAATTGCCGATCGGGAGCAATGTTATTTAATCGATCCTTTTACAATTAAAAACCTGGAACCTTTGTGGGAATTGGTGGACGATCCTAGTATTACGAAAATTATTCATTCCTCCACAAATGATATATTACTTTTAAAAAAACTGGGTTGCCGGCCACGGGGAATTTTTGATACTGAAATAGCAGCCCGGTTATTGAATCATCTGCGCACGTCGTACGCCAATATTTTGCAGGTACTTTTTGGGATTGAAGTAGATAAAACTAACCAGGTAAGTAACTGGAATACCCGGCCGCTTTCCGAGGACCAGCTTACGTATGCGGCTACGGATGTGCTGCACCTGCACGAATTAAAAGATGTACTTTGGCAGGAATTAGTAGCTTTAGGCCGTGGACGTTGGCTCGCCGAAGAATGCCGGTTGTTGGAAGATTTAGAAATTAAAGAGCAATCGGACCGGCACTTAAAATTAAAAGGCTCGGAACGATTAACTTATTTTCAACAATTTTTATTAAAGCAATTATTTGAATTTCGAAATCAAATAGCCCAACAGTACAACCGACCACCGGCAATGGTTATCGCCAACGAAACATTAGTAGCGCTTGCCTTACAGCCGGTTACCGATTTTAGAAGCTGGCAAAATACCAAAGGTTTAATGGGGCAGCTAAAAGATAATCATACCTTTAAGGAATACCGTTATGTGTTGGATAAAGCGGAGCAAGCAGCAGAACAATTGCAACTCACGCACCAACGTCCTTTCCGTTCCCGGCGACCTGAACCCTTAGTAGGAGCCGATGAAGCCATGCTGCGACGGCAGCGAATTCAGGCGGTGCAGGCACACATTGCCCAAGAGGTAGGGGAAAATGTCGTAAATATGATTTTATCCCCTGGTATGGTAAATGAGTACACGGATGGCAAGCCCTTAGAAGTTAAAAAAGAATATGCCCGTCAATTAATTGAACAAACCGCCGCAACGCTGCACCTTACCTTGTAG